A single Nostoc sp. GT001 DNA region contains:
- a CDS encoding thermonuclease family protein — MNPTIKLCNNQLLPVGQGITLRAIETDKYKRLVAEVFVGNRSVNVSMVEEGQAVVYRQYLKGCPESKDSLLQGENTAKQQRLAFWSQANPVMPWDFRHRATQKTTSQAIQPQQQNNCDPSYPDFCIPKNSPDLNCRDISQRRFKVLPPDPHGFDRDGDGIGCER; from the coding sequence ATGAACCCCACGATAAAACTTTGTAACAACCAGTTGTTACCAGTGGGACAAGGAATTACCCTACGTGCTATTGAAACTGACAAATACAAGCGCTTGGTTGCAGAGGTGTTTGTTGGTAATCGTAGTGTCAACGTGAGTATGGTGGAAGAAGGGCAAGCTGTGGTCTATCGCCAGTATCTCAAAGGCTGTCCAGAGTCTAAAGATAGCTTGTTGCAGGGTGAAAACACCGCTAAACAACAGCGTTTAGCATTTTGGAGTCAGGCTAATCCTGTGATGCCTTGGGACTTCCGCCACAGAGCTACCCAAAAGACAACTTCACAGGCGATCCAACCGCAGCAACAGAATAACTGCGATCCCTCTTACCCAGATTTTTGCATTCCAAAGAATTCACCAGATTTAAATTGCCGAGATATTAGCCAACGAAGGTTTAAAGTGCTGCCACCTGATCCTCATGGGTTTGACCGAGATGGTGATGGCATTGGATGTGAACGGTAG
- a CDS encoding TIGR00725 family protein, giving the protein MRRIIIGVMGRGENATANDLQNAYILGQFIAKQGWVLLTGGRNVGVMDAVSKGAKSADGLTIGILPGENQDGMSSWVDIAIFTGMGNSRNNINVLTSDLVIACGMGAGTASEIALALKANKQVILLNNDQESKLFFKKLSPENVYIVESVEQAIATAKIILS; this is encoded by the coding sequence ATGCGAAGAATTATTATTGGGGTTATGGGGAGAGGAGAAAATGCGACAGCAAATGATTTACAAAATGCTTATATATTAGGTCAATTTATTGCCAAACAAGGATGGGTTTTACTCACTGGTGGTAGAAATGTAGGGGTAATGGATGCAGTAAGTAAAGGTGCCAAATCTGCTGATGGTTTAACTATTGGTATTCTTCCAGGTGAAAATCAGGATGGTATGTCCTCTTGGGTGGATATTGCTATTTTCACAGGCATGGGTAATTCTAGAAACAATATTAACGTTCTTACCAGTGATCTGGTAATTGCTTGCGGAATGGGTGCAGGAACCGCTTCAGAAATTGCTCTAGCTTTGAAGGCAAATAAGCAAGTAATTTTGTTGAATAATGACCAAGAAAGTAAACTTTTCTTTAAAAAACTGTCGCCAGAAAATGTTTATATTGTGGAGAGTGTGGAGCAGGCAATCGCTACTGCGAAAATAATTTTATCTTAG
- a CDS encoding MATE family efflux transporter, producing MLAIPLSLAQVAQGATGFVDTVMMGWLGSQTIASGGLGANIFSFCLLLFTGIVSAVSPLAAQAYGSGNQKKVGTIARLGLGISLILAIPIALLFCNGGSLLLLLGQDANTAALAQTYLRAIALGFIPALGFAVLKSFLSALLQPRLVMVTVVLGTLLNIAANYVLMFGKLGFPAMGLAGIGWASTFSLWSMFIALTVYICNKPQFAVYGIFQPSLYKAFTLEHRHIIGEIFQVGLPIGGLIAVEVGLFTVVTFLIGQLGTNALAAHQIALQTISMSFQIALGVSIATTIRVGQLAGQNDLAGTRLAGYVGIVIAALSMAVAAIAFWLAPKSIISLYIDINDQNNAQVVALAAKLLGVAAIFQIVDGVQVTAAGALRGLKDTRIPMLIGIFAYWCVGLLTGYTFGITSGYGAIGLWWGLAIGLALAAIILTWRFSTRATNY from the coding sequence AGTGGCTCAGGGAGCGACTGGTTTTGTGGATACGGTAATGATGGGTTGGCTAGGAAGCCAGACCATTGCATCTGGAGGTTTAGGAGCTAATATCTTTAGCTTTTGCCTGCTACTGTTTACTGGTATTGTTTCTGCTGTTAGCCCCTTAGCTGCCCAAGCATACGGATCTGGAAATCAAAAGAAAGTCGGGACAATTGCACGGCTGGGACTAGGGATATCTCTGATACTAGCTATACCAATTGCTTTACTATTTTGCAATGGAGGTAGTTTACTCCTGCTGCTAGGGCAGGATGCTAACACAGCAGCATTAGCACAAACTTATTTAAGAGCGATCGCACTGGGTTTCATTCCTGCTTTAGGCTTTGCGGTACTTAAAAGTTTTCTTTCTGCTCTGTTGCAACCGCGATTAGTGATGGTGACTGTAGTTTTAGGTACTTTGCTCAACATCGCTGCTAACTATGTACTGATGTTTGGCAAGCTGGGTTTTCCAGCAATGGGTTTAGCTGGTATCGGTTGGGCAAGCACATTCTCACTTTGGAGTATGTTTATTGCTTTGACAGTTTATATATGCAATAAACCTCAATTTGCAGTGTATGGTATTTTTCAACCCTCACTCTACAAAGCTTTTACCTTAGAACATCGCCATATCATTGGCGAGATTTTTCAGGTTGGGCTGCCCATCGGCGGACTGATTGCAGTAGAAGTAGGACTGTTCACTGTCGTCACTTTCTTGATCGGGCAATTAGGAACAAATGCCCTTGCTGCTCATCAAATTGCTTTACAAACTATTTCTATGTCGTTCCAGATTGCACTGGGCGTTTCTATTGCGACAACAATTCGTGTTGGGCAGTTAGCCGGACAAAATGACTTAGCTGGCACTCGTCTGGCTGGATATGTCGGCATTGTCATTGCAGCTTTATCTATGGCTGTAGCAGCCATTGCATTTTGGTTAGCGCCAAAGTCGATTATTTCTCTTTACATTGACATTAACGACCAGAACAATGCACAAGTGGTTGCTCTGGCAGCGAAATTGCTGGGAGTCGCGGCAATTTTTCAAATAGTTGACGGTGTGCAAGTGACTGCGGCGGGAGCATTACGCGGACTTAAAGACACTCGAATCCCCATGTTGATTGGAATTTTTGCTTATTGGTGTGTTGGCTTACTCACTGGTTATACTTTTGGAATCACGTCAGGCTATGGAGCTATTGGTCTTTGGTGGGGATTGGCTATTGGTTTAGCCCTCGCTGCAATAATCTTGACTTGGCGCTTTAGCACCAGAGCAACTAATTACTGA
- a CDS encoding DUF1392 family protein gives MINQITALESCWHISPEWGQTMPPVAVRMLEKVLLPISDLSGYCCGVQWERQQWIYAIVCQSETLYLAEQEFHRTNLLEKSTVSTPAFKLGDIVEVDFGEQPTRRIIQGIFSLKDNWLYGVEWRSPILEEVSAQSRTIWLADVDLVNVSV, from the coding sequence ATGATTAACCAAATTACCGCTTTAGAATCCTGTTGGCATATTTCTCCTGAGTGGGGTCAGACCATGCCTCCAGTAGCAGTAAGAATGTTAGAAAAAGTTTTGTTGCCAATCTCAGACTTGTCAGGCTACTGCTGTGGTGTTCAGTGGGAAAGACAGCAATGGATTTATGCAATTGTTTGCCAGAGTGAAACTCTCTACTTAGCTGAACAAGAATTTCATAGAACAAATCTACTAGAAAAGTCCACTGTTTCTACTCCAGCTTTTAAATTGGGGGATATAGTTGAGGTTGATTTCGGTGAACAGCCGACACGCCGTATTATTCAAGGAATTTTTAGCCTCAAAGATAATTGGCTTTATGGGGTAGAGTGGCGCTCTCCAATTTTAGAAGAAGTGTCTGCCCAAAGCAGAACAATATGGCTTGCTGATGTTGATTTAGTCAATGTTAGTGTATGA
- a CDS encoding TrpB-like pyridoxal phosphate-dependent enzyme, translated as MDTIKYVLTENQMPKAWYNIQADLPQTLPPVLNPATGKPITPDELLPLFPLALIEQEVSQQRWIEIPDAVRSIYCQWRPTPLYRARRLEQALDTPAKIYYKYEGVSPSGSHKPNTAVAQAYYNKQAGVKKLTTETGAGQWGSSLAFAGALFGLEVLVYMVKVSYQQKPYRRALMETYGARVVASPSTQTQAGRKILAQNPNSNGSLGIAISEAVEVAAADEQTKYALGSVLNHVLLHQTVIGQEALTQLEMAGDYPDIVIGCTGGGSNFAGIAFPFLGAKLRGERDIQVIAVEPAACPSLTRGKYAYDFGDTAHLTPLTKMHTLGSSFVPEGIHAGGLRYHGMAPLVSHIVNLGLVESRAEYQLACFAAGLTFARAEGILPAPEANHAVKATIDEALRCKEEDVTKTILFNLCGHGHFDMQAYIDYQAGRLVDTEYSAEEVAMALAGLPVVD; from the coding sequence ATGGACACGATTAAATACGTTCTGACTGAAAACCAAATGCCAAAAGCTTGGTACAACATCCAAGCTGATTTGCCACAAACCTTACCACCAGTTTTAAATCCTGCTACTGGTAAGCCAATTACACCAGATGAATTATTACCTTTGTTTCCATTGGCACTGATTGAGCAAGAAGTTAGCCAACAAAGATGGATTGAGATACCAGATGCAGTCCGCTCTATTTATTGCCAGTGGCGACCAACTCCTCTTTATCGTGCCCGTCGTTTAGAACAAGCTTTAGATACGCCTGCCAAAATTTACTACAAATATGAGGGTGTTAGTCCCTCTGGAAGCCACAAACCGAATACTGCGGTCGCCCAAGCATACTACAATAAACAAGCTGGAGTCAAAAAGCTAACTACTGAAACGGGAGCCGGACAGTGGGGATCATCTCTAGCTTTTGCTGGTGCGCTATTCGGTTTAGAAGTCTTAGTTTATATGGTAAAGGTTAGCTACCAGCAAAAGCCTTACCGCCGAGCTTTAATGGAAACCTACGGCGCGAGGGTCGTTGCTAGCCCAAGTACTCAAACCCAAGCCGGACGTAAAATTCTTGCACAAAATCCCAATAGTAATGGCAGTTTGGGGATTGCTATTAGTGAAGCTGTAGAAGTAGCTGCTGCTGATGAACAAACTAAGTATGCTTTAGGTAGTGTTCTCAATCATGTACTGCTACATCAAACTGTGATTGGTCAAGAAGCATTGACTCAATTAGAAATGGCAGGAGATTATCCTGATATTGTTATTGGCTGCACTGGTGGCGGTAGCAACTTTGCCGGAATTGCCTTCCCATTTCTCGGTGCTAAACTGCGAGGAGAACGAGATATACAAGTAATAGCTGTCGAACCTGCTGCTTGTCCATCATTGACTCGTGGAAAATATGCTTACGATTTTGGTGATACTGCCCACTTAACCCCACTTACCAAAATGCATACTTTAGGTAGTAGTTTTGTTCCCGAAGGAATTCATGCTGGAGGCTTGCGTTATCACGGTATGGCTCCCCTTGTTAGCCACATTGTGAATTTGGGATTAGTTGAATCACGTGCTGAATACCAACTCGCTTGCTTTGCTGCTGGATTAACTTTTGCCCGCGCAGAAGGAATTTTACCAGCACCAGAAGCTAATCATGCTGTCAAAGCAACAATTGACGAGGCTCTGCGTTGTAAAGAAGAAGATGTTACTAAAACTATCCTGTTTAACCTTTGCGGTCATGGACATTTTGATATGCAAGCTTATATCGATTATCAAGCTGGACGGCTTGTTGATACTGAATATAGTGCAGAAGAAGTAGCAATGGCTCTGGCAGGATTACCTGTAGTTGATTAG
- a CDS encoding cytosolic protein, giving the protein MSDNNPQTEFDSPWKQILQLYFEEFMQFFFPQAHAEIDWTQQPEFLDQELQQVVRDAELGKRLADKLVKIYRLGGDEAWVLVHLEIQSQSEFDFSERMFTYNYRIYDRYKRPVASLAILGDERTNWRPNQFGYELFGCMVNFQFPVIKLIDYQQRQSELEASRNPLATVVMAHLAAVQTRNDRLQRKQQKLSLVRKLYQQGFEREDVLNLLAFVDWVLTLPQDLEREFQLEVEQLEAEQRMQYVTSFERSGIRLGLLEGIELGLELKFGAESLSLMSEISLLSDIEQLRAIKEGIKTAATIAELRQIYQSPANET; this is encoded by the coding sequence ATGAGCGATAACAACCCACAAACTGAATTTGATAGCCCTTGGAAACAGATACTACAACTGTACTTTGAAGAATTCATGCAATTCTTCTTCCCTCAAGCCCATGCAGAAATTGATTGGACACAACAGCCGGAATTTTTAGACCAGGAATTACAGCAGGTAGTGCGTGATGCCGAGTTAGGAAAACGCCTTGCGGATAAATTGGTAAAAATTTATCGTCTTGGAGGAGATGAAGCATGGGTACTTGTACACCTGGAAATCCAATCTCAGTCAGAGTTCGACTTTAGCGAGAGGATGTTCACTTACAACTACCGCATCTACGATAGATACAAGCGTCCGGTTGCATCATTAGCAATCCTTGGTGATGAGCGTACTAACTGGCGACCGAATCAATTTGGTTATGAATTATTTGGCTGTATGGTAAATTTCCAATTTCCTGTGATCAAGTTGATAGACTATCAACAAAGGCAATCTGAACTGGAAGCCAGCCGTAACCCCTTGGCAACTGTGGTTATGGCACACCTAGCAGCAGTGCAAACGCGCAACGACAGGTTACAGCGTAAGCAGCAGAAACTTAGTTTAGTGAGGAAGTTGTACCAGCAAGGGTTTGAGCGAGAAGATGTTCTAAATTTGTTAGCTTTTGTAGACTGGGTATTGACACTGCCCCAAGATTTAGAGCGAGAATTTCAACTAGAAGTAGAACAATTAGAGGCGGAACAACGTATGCAGTATGTGACTTCTTTTGAACGCAGTGGTATTCGGTTAGGATTACTCGAAGGAATTGAGTTAGGTTTAGAACTCAAATTTGGTGCTGAGTCCTTAAGCCTGATGTCAGAAATTTCCTTACTGTCAGATATTGAACAATTACGGGCAATTAAAGAAGGAATCAAAACAGCCGCGACAATTGCCGAATTGCGTCAGATTTACCAGTCACCAGCAAACGAAACGTAG
- a CDS encoding class I SAM-dependent methyltransferase, with protein MKTIFLDTAVLLLLLVGVGFWWRGAVRVRFLPFPVWLAWLLENPYMNAVASSSTILERLNLAPGMQILDVGCGSGRVTIPAAERVMPNGAVVALDGQPAMLEEVKKRVAAKHLTNVQILLSRIDQDELEKNVFDRALLVTVLGEISDREAALHQIFTALKPGGLLSITEVIPDPHYQPYSVVRRLTEAAGFQFDSQYGSWFAFTLNFKKTDEPHDKTL; from the coding sequence GTGAAAACAATTTTTCTAGACACCGCCGTGTTACTTTTACTCTTGGTTGGGGTTGGCTTCTGGTGGCGAGGGGCTGTACGTGTTCGCTTTTTACCCTTTCCTGTCTGGTTAGCCTGGTTGCTAGAAAATCCCTATATGAATGCGGTTGCTAGTAGTTCAACAATTTTAGAGCGGCTCAATCTGGCTCCTGGAATGCAGATATTGGATGTAGGATGTGGCTCAGGGCGAGTGACTATTCCTGCGGCTGAAAGAGTAATGCCAAACGGGGCAGTAGTAGCTCTAGACGGTCAGCCAGCAATGCTGGAAGAGGTTAAAAAGCGAGTTGCTGCAAAGCACTTAACGAATGTGCAGATATTACTCAGCAGAATAGACCAGGATGAATTAGAAAAAAATGTGTTTGACCGCGCTTTACTTGTAACGGTCTTGGGTGAAATTTCAGATCGCGAGGCTGCGCTGCATCAAATATTTACTGCACTAAAACCGGGTGGGTTACTTTCCATCACCGAAGTGATTCCCGATCCCCACTATCAACCCTACAGCGTCGTTCGCCGTTTGACTGAGGCTGCCGGATTTCAATTTGATAGTCAATACGGAAGTTGGTTTGCTTTCACTCTTAATTTTAAGAAGACAGATGAACCCCACGATAAAACTTTGTAA
- a CDS encoding Precorrin-3B methylase, which produces MRVARTYWDAHNNAACRSERDRALALYNTLSKEEKEQIPQVLRVWLRYCSEKYFGVHRTPPKSARKSKTP; this is translated from the coding sequence ATTCGGGTAGCCCGTACCTATTGGGATGCTCACAACAACGCTGCCTGTCGTAGTGAACGCGATCGCGCCTTAGCTCTTTACAACACTTTGAGCAAGGAAGAAAAAGAGCAGATTCCGCAAGTGTTGCGGGTATGGTTGCGCTATTGTAGCGAGAAATATTTTGGCGTACATCGAACGCCACCAAAGTCAGCACGAAAATCAAAAACGCCATGA
- a CDS encoding thermonuclease family protein: MKPLWRTPIILTAXFTAAGIAGTIITAILIFQKTKQPSIALTEEWTATQVIDGDSITVRQTDGSQIEVELCGIDAPQVKQGEVPAQAFSNEAKQKQLLLIAADKQLLIIPVAKDSDGRTVAEVMVRGQGEAEISFQEELLKSGLAKTRLGGVECPNQIAFENAQGLAIASKTGVWSQVK, translated from the coding sequence ATGAAGCCATTATGGAGAACTCCCATAATCTTAACTGCGNNNTTTACCGCCGCAGGCATCGCTGGAACTATCATCACCGCTATCTTGATTTTCCAAAAGACTAAACAGCCATCCATCGCACTCACCGAAGAATGGACAGCTACACAAGTGATAGATGGGGACAGCATCACAGTCCGCCAAACCGATGGCAGCCAAATCGAAGTTGAGCTTTGTGGAATTGATGCCCCACAAGTGAAACAAGGTGAAGTGCCAGCGCAAGCATTCAGCAATGAAGCAAAACAGAAACAACTCTTGCTAATTGCTGCCGATAAGCAACTGTTGATTATTCCAGTGGCAAAAGACAGCGATGGGCGCACTGTTGCTGAAGTCATGGTTCGCGGACAGGGTGAGGCTGAGATTAGTTTTCAGGAAGAATTACTCAAGAGTGGTTTGGCTAAAACGCGGCTTGGTGGGGTAGAATGCCCGAATCAAATAGCTTTCGAGAATGCTCAGGGATTAGCGATCGCTTCTAAAACTGGAGTGTGGAGTCAGGTCAAATAA
- a CDS encoding NAD(P)/FAD-dependent oxidoreductase, translating into MNQKDIVVIGSGIGGLSCAAVLARYGFDVTVCESHTIAGGAAHSFERQGFKFDSGPSLYSGLSYTPSVNPLRQVLDVIGVELPCVTYDTWGCRLPEGDFDTFVGAEQFCEVLARLRGEDAVSQWRRLQAVMTPLAAAALALPASALRLDIGAALTISKFAPSLAKHTANILKLTGSFDRIMNGVVHDPFIINWLNLLCFLLSGLPASETNAAEVAFMFAEWYKPGVALDYPIGGSGALVNALVQGLEKHGGKLMLGSHVEQVLVEGKRAVGVKLRNGEEIRARRAVVSNASVWDTLKLLPEGAVPNKFRSQRQAIPECDSFMHLHLGIDAQGLPADLACHYIVVNDWQLGITAPQNVVVVSIPSILDPSLAPPSKHVIHVYTPGNEPYALWQGLDRRSQEYEQQKRSRAEVMWQALERIISDIRTRCEITLVGTPLTHERFLRRHHGSYGPAISAAKGLFPGHGTPLAGLMCCGDSTFPGIGLPAVVASGMIVANTLAPLSKHLAMLEEIG; encoded by the coding sequence ATGAACCAAAAAGATATAGTTGTAATTGGTAGTGGTATAGGGGGGTTGAGTTGTGCTGCTGTTTTAGCGCGATATGGCTTTGATGTGACTGTTTGTGAGAGTCATACAATTGCTGGTGGAGCGGCGCACAGTTTTGAACGTCAAGGATTTAAGTTTGATAGTGGCCCTTCTCTTTACTCTGGGTTGTCTTACACTCCTTCCGTTAACCCTTTAAGACAAGTGCTAGATGTAATTGGTGTGGAGTTGCCATGTGTGACTTATGATACTTGGGGTTGTCGGCTACCAGAAGGTGATTTTGATACATTTGTGGGTGCAGAACAGTTTTGTGAAGTGCTGGCAAGGCTGCGAGGTGAAGATGCAGTGTCCCAATGGCGACGCTTGCAAGCGGTGATGACACCACTAGCCGCAGCTGCTCTCGCTCTGCCTGCATCTGCATTACGTTTAGATATAGGTGCAGCTTTGACTATCAGTAAATTTGCTCCATCATTAGCTAAACATACTGCCAATATTCTCAAGTTAACGGGGTCTTTTGACCGGATCATGAATGGTGTTGTCCATGACCCCTTTATTATTAACTGGTTGAACTTGTTGTGTTTTCTCCTCTCTGGACTACCAGCATCAGAAACTAACGCCGCCGAAGTCGCATTTATGTTTGCGGAGTGGTACAAACCAGGAGTAGCGTTAGATTACCCTATTGGTGGGAGCGGTGCTTTAGTCAATGCACTGGTGCAAGGGTTAGAAAAACATGGCGGGAAATTAATGTTAGGCTCTCATGTTGAGCAAGTTTTGGTAGAAGGTAAACGTGCGGTAGGTGTCAAACTGCGAAATGGGGAAGAAATTCGGGCGCGGCGAGCAGTTGTTTCTAATGCTTCAGTATGGGATACGTTAAAACTATTACCAGAAGGAGCAGTACCAAACAAATTCCGCAGCCAACGCCAAGCCATACCAGAGTGTGATAGTTTTATGCACTTGCATCTTGGTATTGATGCTCAAGGTTTACCAGCAGATTTAGCTTGTCATTATATTGTGGTTAATGATTGGCAATTGGGCATTACTGCACCGCAAAATGTTGTGGTGGTATCAATACCCTCAATTCTTGACCCATCCCTTGCACCCCCAAGTAAACACGTAATTCACGTTTACACTCCCGGTAATGAACCTTACGCACTTTGGCAAGGACTAGATAGGAGAAGCCAAGAATATGAGCAACAAAAGCGATCGCGCGCCGAGGTGATGTGGCAAGCTTTAGAACGAATCATCAGCGATATCCGCACCCGTTGCGAAATCACTCTGGTTGGTACACCCCTCACCCACGAACGTTTTTTACGCCGCCATCATGGTTCCTATGGCCCGGCAATTTCTGCCGCTAAAGGTTTATTTCCTGGTCACGGTACACCTTTAGCGGGGTTGATGTGCTGCGGTGACTCCACATTCCCCGGCATCGGTTTACCCGCCGTCGTCGCTAGTGGGATGATTGTTGCTAATACCCTGGCTCCTTTGAGTAAGCATTTAGCTATGTTGGAGGAGATAGGTTAA